AATAGGATCTATTATGTACTATGCTCATAATTTACTTCCACCATGATTTTTGATCAATTATAAAATCTACGATAAAGCAAACTTAATACTCGTTATGATGCTATGTTATAAGTCTTGTAAGTATCTGAATTTGAACTATTCGTTTTATGTTCATATTCGATAATATTTGTATTTGAATTAAAATGTGGTAAATCGTGCTATTCGAATTCGATTCCATGCGTATCCGATTCGAATCCATCCCTAACAATACCGATACAAATAGTAGCAAATTCATTGTGCCACGCGAGAGACTGTGCCATTGCCTGTGGCCCTTAAGTTCGAAAACCCAAGATGGTGGGTCAACACCAACAAGAATTACTCTGCGATTCCTGAGTTGTAACTGAAAATACGTACTCTGATGACTGCACACCTATGCCCCAGCAACACACATACGCACATGACAGATCATTGATCCAACCAACAAAGTGGCACTACCATTCGCAATGATGCGATTTTCAGATTGGATTCAAGAAGTTTATACAAGTTGCTTATGCCACTCTGACTGACATATAAGGTATTCTCTTCTAGTCTTCAGGAGGTTCAGAATTTATAAACATATTATATGCCCTATTCTTTCTACATACCATCAACACATGGCAGTTGGCATGTTGCTACAAAACATGCATCTGAGAAAACATGCTTCAAAAATACGTTCACCGAGAATAACGCAACACATAAAAAGGGTATAATATGTTTGTGCTTATTACACGAGCCAGAGAACCATGCATATCTAATTAAAATAGATAAAATTCCTTCATGTATAATGTATTTTGATAAGCAATATCATAATTATTATCTATTTCTCAATTCTCAATGGTAAAGCCATTTGAAAGCACCAATGTATTTTAGTGTTCATTCCTTCTAAACATCTGTTTCAATCATTTTGGTCTGCAATCAACACCTCCGACGGAAGCTTATCATTTTTAACCTTCGTTAAATCCTTGTTGGCTTGAGTTTCCTCAACCTTCATCATCCTAAGGTCTTCGAATTCCTTCATGATTTCTGTCCTCTCACCATCAAATGCCTTTGTAGCTGCCTCTCCCGCGTCCATCAATGCACCCAATTCCATCATGAGCCTCTCAATCTCTGACCGAAGCTCGTTATTTTCACCCTTCACCGAATCATAACCCACCTCCAATTCCTGATTCTTATACAGAGCTGCATTGAGCTCCGACTCCAAAGACGCTGCCCTCGCATCCATCTCCGCCTTCTGGACCCTTAGGATCTTCAACTCCTCCGCCTTCTCCTTAATCTGCCTCTTTGCTTCTTGCTGGTACGAATCCGCAGCGCTCATCAACACTAGAACCGCTGCCTTCATGTCCTCCAATTCCTCCACCTTCGCCTTAGTTTGCTTCTTCGCTACATCTTGGTACGCGTCGGCAGCGTTCATCAGAAGCAGGCTCGCCTTCCTAGTGTCCTGCAATTCCTCCACCTTTGTCTTGATTTGCTTCTTTGCTGCTTGTTGGTACGTATCGGCGGCGTCCATGAACAGCAGGCCTGCCTTCCTTGTGTCCTCCCGTTGCTTGGCTAGCTCATCGGAAAGTTTGGTGTTCTGGCCCTGCAACTCTCGTGCCTTGCACCCTAGTGTGGAGACCTGGCTCTGGAGCTCACGATTCTCGTTGAACATTCTAGTCTTTTCGCGCTCCAACCCCCACGCCTTGCCCCTCAGTTCACTGTTCTCATTGGACAGCATAGTCTTTTGGCGACTCAACTCCCGCACATTGGACAGCAACGTGGAGACCCGTCTGGAGAGTGCCAGCGCCTCGCGGTACCAATAATACCTGCAACGTATGTTTTAGAGGCAGCATTAGAGGGTAAGAGAGAGGGGACCATGCTGCGTGCGTGAGACTTGGGTTGAtttgaaacaaaaagaaaaatgattgTCTTGCCCACTCGAATACCATGATTGCATGATTTGGCCGCAATTAAGCTGTTGTCACACACTCGTGGGGGGTGGAAGACGCCCTTTTTGCCTTTGGCAGCCCAAGGATCGACGTAGTTCGTCGTGCTACTTGTGCCAATGGAAGCTGCCTCAGGGTGAAcatatgcatcatgcatgtaGATAATGAAGAAGGAAAGGGTAGAGCagtagaggagggagaggaagcagAGCTGCAGAGGAGAAAAGGCATGGAGTGCTGGTGAGGTGGGGAAGTGGATGGAACGAagcagagaggagagaaggTATGGAGTGTCGGTGAGGAAGTGGATAGAAGCAGAGGGGATCGGAGAAGGTATCAAGTGCTGGAGAAGGTATGGTGGGTTGCTTTCGGAGTCTTCGGAAAGGGGAGGGAGTTTGCTGCTTCACTCTGGTTGAAGGCAGAGATAGCCTGGGGAAGAAAGAGGAATGGGACCCACATGTTTGGTCCAAGGAATCTAGTACGAGCTTTTTGTTGATTGTCACTAACGGTGATTTGCTTAGTCCATATTTAATTTCAATAGCTAACGGATACTTTACGCAATTTACTCAGGGTCTTCACGATAAAGGTGGGACTTCCGATCATGCCCCCACATTCTCGTGCCTCATGTCACATTATATCTTGATTAGTCGATATGTTTGTTCTTGTCTATACCATGCCAGCCCTACAATTCAATCCAAGTCTCCAGAGATAGGACAGGACCGAGCACGGCCCATGAAATGCCCGTGTCATTACCGTGTCCACCAGGAGTCAATCCCAGGTTTGACATCCTGTGTTCCTCTCCAAATATATTGTTAGTGGTAGATATACATACGTAGTCATGGACGGGCGGAGAATTTTATATAAGATACACTGTCAAAATGAGCTAACTGTTGTTCGGGAtacaaactagtatttaaatgtTTTCGGCGACACTAGACTTGTATTTCTAGTGATGGACATCCTTAAAAAAGATCACTACAAATTGCGTGTGCACGCTGTAGTAAAAAACCAGCACTAGAAATGGGAGGTATTTCTAGTTGTGGTCGTTATCTTAGTCTAATCTCAATGCATAATTTTATTGCACAGTTACCAAGATTGCGTGATGAGTATCATGGAAATGAAATTTCTCTCACATTTGATGAaactctcccttctctctcctcataatagtctagccaagtcagcaaaattgctgatgtggaaTATAATTTAATGCTCGTAAAACTTCTATGAAATCTTCCATTCAGATTAGCATTAACGAACTGCCACATAGTCAACTGTCTCATCTCTAGCAATATTCAAGATAATTAATAGCTAAGTTTACCTTTTTCACGACACCTGTTATATAACCTCAATTATGTTGTTCATGAAAATAATTTAAATATGATTTTTATTAATAATATACATTTTTAAGAATTTCAATGTATTTCTATCTATCTATTGGAATTACTTCGTATTTGAACTACATGTGCTGTAAAATAGGTCTTTAAGTTACAAACAAACATACATGGAGTCGTACATTTACACATTTTCAGTGCCACATGTAAATTTGGAAGGAAAAATTCAAATGTTTTATAATGGACACTCAAGTTTTCTAAGTCACTTTACAATTCCTCAAATTTAATAATACCTTTTCTTAGAAAATTTTGAATCTTAATTAGTTGGGGACAAAAATGCATCCGCATAAACATCTCCAAAAAAGTTTCACATAGAAAATTGAATTGAGGTAACCGTTTGCTTAATTTGGTGTTCATTAGACCACACATGTTTAAGCTCGACCCTCTCCTCTCCAAAAAAATTGATGGCGATCAATagctaaatttattttttttgcatcactATCAGAAACAGTAGATATGCCGAgtggtggtttgccgagtgcattccaCCAGGCACTCGGTAaacaccctctttgccgagtgcttccaAGGAAACACTCGGTAAAATAATTGCACTCGGAAAAAtcatatttgccgagtgttggaaataaaacactcggcgaacaatgaaaggacactcggcaaaagaccGCCACGTGCGGCGGCCATCAACCTCAGTGCCAGCCGGTAGCACTTTGCCTAGTATCCGttagtgacactcggcaaaaaacaAGATTTGCCTAGTGTTTTCCACATGCATTCGGTAAAAACAttattttgctgagtgttttttattgGCACTCGGTAAAAGAATAAGTTTTTTTCCTCCCCTGCTCTCCaaactttttctactctccACATACAACAtatggtactccatgttaaaatttggtatatttctggatctgtttgctatatttaattaatttattgtatTTAGAggaattttttggtataagtcaaatttgaaccacaagtgattcaaataatggaataaaatgagtgaaaaaatgatattcatgttattgagtctAGTGTGAGGCCTTACCCGAGAAATGAAAAGACATTTGTTACGTACGATGCTTACAAAATTGTGCATGTACGATGTTTACATACCGAAGCATATTCGAAGAAGAATCGTAGCGTTGAggaggatccggtaagatttagaGTCAAAGTGATGGttgaattggggtttgacttcaaaactttttgtataggcaataaacaacatagattggttcatgtcaaattttggtaatttttcggatccgtttgataattttaatttattaactatcattatagaattttaattgatataaattgaatttgagctataactgcatgaaataatggaataatattcgtaaaaaaaattaaatatgcattgttgagtgaatttaaCAAGCTATTTTCAAAGTACATCGAAATAAATTTAGTAAAACACGTTATTGGAAAAGGAGAAGTATGCATGAAATATAAatttgatttgccgagtgcactcggcaaagtccctcATCCGGCCTCACCGTTTGGAaattaaggaaaaagaaaaggggtttgccgagtgcctgtgatctagcactcggcaaaccttgaCTCTGCCGACTAGTACAGCGCGGGCACTCCGCAAACCATGCGCATATCAAcccccggccgcgccgcacTCACACACACAGGCGCCCCACGCCGCGGCCGTCCGTgaccccaccccgccgccggcccacgCCACCCCGCCTCCCTCCCGTGCCCGCaccccgcctccggcctcccttgaccccgccgccgccgcttgcccgcggcctccgccggccccgcgagcgccctcgccggcccccCGGcgccccacccccgccgccggctcccgcgcgcgcccctcgccttgcccccgccgccggctcccgcgcgcgcccctcgccttgcccccgccgccggcccccgcgcgcCCCCAGCCTCCCttgccccgccgctgccccggGACCAGCCCCCGCCGCCTCGGGACCCCGCCGTCGACCCCggctctccctgcgccgcccctgaccccggcggccggcgccctgCCCCCTGCGTGACAGGTAACAGGGACTCaaagtttgttttgttttcaatGCTGAGAAAGAAATAGAATAGGAATTAGCTAATTCTAGTTTTCTAGTTCACTGTTTAAACATTTAACATTTCATCTAGTGTTTATATCTGTTTTCAAGGGTATGCAATGGTGTTTTACATGGTCAGATCAGAGAATGTTGAACATAAAAGATATGCTGTGTGACGACAGCTCATTGATGTTTAGTTAATCTCTCTTTCAGCATTATGCTCAGATAGTGCTGTTTCTTGTTTTGCTGGTAGAAAAGTATAGATTCTCCCTTTTACTACCTGTCAGTGGGATGGAAACACCTgcatcaccaattcaccatttGTTTATTTGGTGCTAAGTCCTCATATCCTTTTGTCCTCTGAAGCTGATTTTATTTCATGTGGCCACACACTGAGATTTTGCCATCGTCCATTAGCATGACACAAGCTATAATGAAATTACTGCATGTTCAATATAAGCCTGTGCCATATATGGGAATAATGTgatgtcaagaaaataaataagtTATTTACATCTTCCTATGTGATGCACAAAGTCTATTTTTCAGTTCCCAAAGGTCAACTACCATTGCTAAGGGAAGTGTAGAAGGGTTCTGTTCCTTTTTCTTGCTATAGCAAATGGTCAGGAAATCACCTAACAGAAACCGGCTGGTTTTTATCAATAAAGTTAAAACTGGATCAAATCTGGAATCTAATGTATATGCCAAATCCCAAATCTGTAATCTTTTTGCTTCCAAAACTTGAAAATCTCAAAACAAGCTAGTTTAGACAGCTGTTTACCTTTGAACTGAACCTCAGCATTGACTTAGTTACTAAGAAGTTCTTCTGATGAACAGTGTCAGATCCGACTGCTTATAGTAACTGCTTTGATGATCATGTGCTGCTATCTTTAATAGGTTATGCGGCCGCCGCTCCCTGCCCCGCCCTGCCGCCATCGTCCGCCTTGCCCTCCCGCCACCCCACACCTTCGACTTGCCGTGGTTTTGTAAGGTATAAGATGtgtatgtggttgtcggccatcgtacTGTTGGTTTGGTGtgtatgtggttgtcggccatcgtgccgttttatttgttgcaggttttggaaacctcaccgtgcaggggaggtgctgccgaaaattACATTTGACACTATTATGTTcctttttttgcaggagaggctattGCACTgtcctcgactcgtcactttgTAGGACAGCAAGGTGAGGAATGGAAGACCCCTCTTTCTGTAtcatgttcgtatatcacgtaacctaggcgtctcccgttcgaaagagatatgGTTGGagaatatgcagatctttgcatatatATAATGGTATCTGTTTTGAATTTTCCACATTTTTGGATAGCTCGAGGATGTGTAGATGGGGtagtttccatgctctactTTGAATTGTCCACatttattttgcatatctttctaAAGCACATTTTGTTTATCTGTGctaattggtttactctttttaattgcaggtgattgaacaatggtcaGCGGTGTGAGGAGGGTAACGTCGCTTTACGCAAGATCGACCGATGCAGCTGAAGAGTCCGATGCAGCTCAGGAGTCCGGGAGGggtcgagggaggggtggagccAGGGGTCGAGAGAAGGGTGGGGCAGGGGTcgagggtggaggcaggggtcgagggaagggtggaggcaggggtcgaggaaaggcTCGAGCGAGGCCACTGTCGCCTGTAgcttcctcgtcgtcgtctgaggaggaggaggtaccttcctcGCACGCCTCTGGTGATGAGGAGGTACAGGTGGAGCAGGaccaggtggaggaggaggcagggggtTCCGGTTCCTCTAGTTCGTCAGGtatctggttgcgaggtccctcgacCCTCCCAAAGCGACCGATACCTCTTGAGAGACGCCCGGTTATTCAACCCTCATGGAAAAGGTAAGTAACTTTAGATGTTATCACTAATTTTTCatttgatatgttgaaaattacaataaaaactaataatttatcttGATCACTTGGGCAGGGGTTTTACGAAGGTCGGTGGGGGTGATCACGCACGCCATCCCAACGGCATccttggtcttttgtgcaggctACACTTCCCTGGTTTGGTGGAGTTCGGCGGAACGACGAAGCCAGCCTACACGTGGGagcactacgtcgccgcccgcGACGCCCTTGATCAGGATGGCAGGGTATTCCCcaacaaggcggagcgggtgaaggccgagctgtgggtaagtcttcCTCGCACTACATTGCTCAACACATTGCATTCActggacattcttgaaataatgacTGGATACATTGTgtctatatgcaggacttcttcAGATGCAAAGAGGGATACGAGGCCAGGGCAGCTACTGTGGCTCACGAAGCCGCCAAGAAACTTGtaaaggacatgcactacgaggcgcgtgttcaggccatcatcgactacTACGCTAGCTACAGAAGAATGAAGATCAATAAAACTAAGGCAAGAACCATGAAGCTGACCCGGGAACAATACTTGCAGGTAAATGTGGAACATTAATACTTATTTTTCTGAGATTAATTACACTTAATTTCATCTTCTTATATGTCATACACTTGATGacgtaggtgcctccgtggtggtgcacCCAGCATCGCCAGTGCTGGGAACACATGGTGGACAAGTGGTGCAACCCCAAGTGGGAGGAGACGCACAACGCTTGCCGGGATCGGCGTTTGCTGATGCCaggtgcaccacaccatcaagggaACCTCAGCCTCGATGAATACGCAGCTAAATGGGTAtgtgaattcatttctttattctaacgctcaattctgcataatttctaatcattttGCTTTTTTCGCAGTCGTCGTCACATGGTGGCCAGCCTTGCTCCCAGTTCAAGGCATGGGCTTTGTCccacaagggcaaggcgacggccaaCATCGACTACAATCCAGAGGACCCGCCCTCGGCGTACAGCAACGCGACCGTCCACAGCCGCCTCAATGAATACACAACGATGGCAAGGGAGGTCCATGGACCAGAGTACGATCCGAGCACCCAGGAACTTGATGGAGAAGTCGTCATGAGGGTGGGAaaaggcaagaagcatggccggtaCTGGATTGGGGACAGCACAATCGACACGGCcactactcccactctctcccagattcGAGCAAAGGGCACGAGTTCCAGCCTGGCCATACGCCCACGGCCGGACACTACATGGTTCCAGATGGAGGCACTACAGGTTATTCGTGTTTTATTCATCATTCATTGATTTTTACATACTTTTGTTTTGCATTgtaacattgggatgaaatattgtaggcccaggtgaaACAAGAAAGGAAGCGACGGGAGGAGATGGAGGCGAGGATGGAGGTAGATTGGCAGAGGGAGGCGAGAAGGATGGAGGCGAGGGTGGAGGCAGCTGAGCGGAGggcggagcagatgttccagtataTGCAGGGTGTTTTTGAGAGGATGGGTCAACCTCcgccaccgaacctattccctCCATCTCCTACatctactcctgtgagtcactcgGCAAACTTATAATCACCGTTTGTAGTTTATGCAGAATCAATCTTACAAAGATGCCCAGACACTACAAACTAGAATTAAACTAGACACTAGAAACTCGaaataaactagaaactagaaacaCTGTGGTATATATGTTGCAGAACACACAATAGAAAAGTGACTTATGCAATCTCACACATGCAaatctcttctcctttgtgtagaatcaatcggcggcatcgaacgagccatcggaccCAGCTTTGTCGCAGTGGCCATCGTTGCCTCCTTAGTGACTGATGTCTACTTGTGGTTGCACGGCCACTTGTCTCACTTGTGGATTACTTGTCTCACTTGTTTGCATTTGTGGCAAAATACTTGTGGATTACTTGTCTCACTTGTCTAGTTGTGGTTGTGAATGTCTACTTCTAATGATGATGTTTATTTGTGTGTTGTGAATGTCTATTTGTGGTTACGAACTGCCTGTGATGCTtattgtgtgcttgtgatgcttATTGTGTGCCTGTGATGTTTGTTTGAGAGGGGTCTGTTATACGTGACAACAATAAAAACTGGGTGGTTTAGGtcactttgccaagtgttacactcggcaaaagatctttttgccgagtggcatggcaaaaacactcggcaaagagatcAAATTCTATGCATTCTGGGCAGATTTTggtctctttgccgagtgtcaatgaCCTCTTTGTCAAGTGGCACAGCGACACTTGGTAAAGAGATCAAATTCTGGTCCGGGACacgaagctttgccgagtgtcaggaaAAACACTCGTCAAATATttgaaaattgccgagtgtttttgccacaacactcggcaaagatttgaaatttgctgagtgtttttgccacaacactcggcaaagatttgaagtttgccgagtgcctttccATCTGGCACTTGGCAAAGCCGCCGTCATCGTCTTCTCACCGTCGtcgtgactttttttttttaccgagagttgatttagcactcggcaaagagctgtTTGCCGTTAAAATCGAAGCTGAGAGGCATTTGCCAAGTGCTACACTTGGCAAAGCTACTGTTTCCAAGTAGTGCATGAAACTTTTACATAACCTCGATTCAGTATGTTTGTTCATGAAAATAATGTAGTTATAATATTTTTCAATAATATACCTTTTTAAGAGCATAAATATATTTCTATCATTTTAAATACATTGGTGTAAATACCATCCCTAGATCATTTGGACTAAGAAATATGGAATACAATATTCGGAAAAGTGAAGTCTAAATAGTATCAACTATTAATATGGTTAAGGTGTACtttgtaggtgagatggtaagggcAGGGACTAcatgtggagagagagaggtccTAGATTCGAATCCTATATACCacgtgtcacacccggttttaaggataaaaccaagtgctacctatatgtatgccaggatcaagtttcatacatatagtgacatcattagtgaataatagcaacaatatcacgtaaaaagatacaaagacttacgaaaccatcagagatatacagcttaatcctggaaacggaggctccaaacttcacaagcAATCGACTGGgagttgcgtacgcctagaacttaGCACTATCTTCAaaacaacttcatagcagcttcttcttctgagcaacattggttatagcaagggtgaacacttgtcgtactcagcaagtgtgaggagaatatgaatgcaaggcttaaacaaggaaaggctgactggttgactgcattaagcatttttagttggtcaaattttatgagcacttgattactaaggtataagtatataccaacccacaattaatagAAACATAAACAgaagccataagcatatggcagaACATAACCATACCATAAAacacgatttaagtccatcttcaagtatattaatcatgtgagggtccaggccgctcttaaccgtgagcacggctgatcgatcagttttacactctgcagaggtcgcacatctttacccacaagtcgcgtaaaagttcaaaagaactttagacccaaccatgcttgtgctgatcaggcacaataccacacttccaaggtgtgatttcatagggacgctacgaggcctttacaaagattcattagtcagtggtaacccgctaaggtttcggtgtctggcgtgcacaacCTATCACAGGCCGatgatgcaacgactcagtcccccctcttgcctcatcacgagtaagattaccccagactaaggtttctaattattcagccaagaccagagccatttagtcttgtggtagcactgttttcctgggtggttctccatgttccaattaacataATGATCTTTAATTAAAGAAAGGtgtagcataaataaaataagttcatcatctttgttcattagaaccaccGTAACCCAAGTAttgcagctaagcatagctacccaacagaaagataaacccaggttgacaaggaatgatcataaaaactaggtaaataggacccatcaaattaaatgcaaaGCATATGCAAAGGTGATTAAATATAGTTATTaggacaaaagcacaaggacacacttgccttcctTTAAGTAGTGTTGCTGCTCAGAAAATCTTCACCTTCACTCTCTTGAAAACTCTCGGACTGTGGTCGTTCTACTCGCGACAACCATCCAAGTCAAACACATCCATAGGAGACattcaagcaaacaaataaattaaattaaaaacagtacaccaatcatcacTATAAAGAAGAAAACCATCTCGTGAGCGCAATAATCGCTGAAACCGAGCAAGAACGAGAGATATGAACTTTGAAGGTGACTATATTGGACAGTGCATGATGTGAAAGCATTTGCATGGCAGCACTCCGTAGCATGCATGTAGATAATTAACAAGGACCTTGCTGGTGGTGCTTTCGTAACTATAGAGGCATGCATGGCTGATGGCTGGTTGGACGATTTAAGAATGAACTCTTGTAAAGGACGAGGTTATTTCTCAAGCATGATGCACTAAATAGGGAAAGAGAAAATTAATAGTAGGAGTAATGATGTGAGCAGGGATTGTGTTGGTCGAAGCAAAATATAATTCTCGGGATCGAGGACGGTCAGGAACAAAAGATTTCTGAAGCTCGAATACACAGGAGAGGAAATACATAAACTACCCTAATTATTTCATTAAAAGAAAAGTCATAGTCATCACTGCGTACATATGATCTCACCATGATGCCATCCTTGCATGGCAGATGGCTTCTTTGCTTCTGTACGTACGTGGCTTCCTTTCCAGGGCTACCATCCTGTTGCTCGGACCTCCATGCATGGCCTGTGCTTTGCACCTCATGGCTAGCAGCGGCTGCAAAGAGACAGGAGGTGGCTTCAGCTGAGTCGGCATGGAGCAACAGGGCACGGTCATAAGCAGCACGAGTTGCAGGTAGCATGGATTCGGGAGAAAAGATGGACGGAGGTGTGCATGCCAAGATAGCTGATGATAAGCACAAAGCTTCTGATCCTAACATGCATGTAGgtgaagagagagagatcgaGAGCTGAATTATTGCTCAAAATATGATGGACGCATGACATCACCGAAGTACATAGAGAATAAAATAATGCGGCCAAGGAACTATACATGCAGGAGCCGCAAATtcctccaggcggcggcgacgtcttCAGTCcgtggcggcgctccggcggcggtgcttggcgaaggcggccggcgacgcaaccggcggcgcggccggtggtGCGGCGCAGCGCCAGGCGAGTGGCGGTGCCAGGGAGCAGCAGCAAGGCTTCGGCCGGCACGAGCGCGGTTCGacctccaggcggcggcgacgtcttGGCCTCCAGGCCGTAGCGGTGCTCCAGTGCTCGACCAGCGATGGGAACCGGCAAAACGGGCGCGGTTCGTCGAAGTGAGGCCCGTGGTGGTGCTCGCTTGCTCCTCCGGCATCAACTCCGACCGAATcgaaccggcggcggcggcggcgcactgaAGCTCGGCGGCGCGTGGGAAGATGCAGCGCTAGGGTtgttggagaaacaaaaggaGGTGGCGATACGGTCCTGGCACGTGGGCCCAGGGTGGAGACGGACGCGGGGCGCAGGGAAACCAAGCTCGAACTCGAGCTGCAGTCCGGGTCGGGCGCGGCACGCGCCTGCGTGCAGGAGAGGCGGAGGATGGGGAGATGATGGGC
This sequence is a window from Setaria italica strain Yugu1 chromosome III, Setaria_italica_v2.0, whole genome shotgun sequence. Protein-coding genes within it:
- the LOC106804222 gene encoding leucine zipper putative tumor suppressor 2, coding for MQSWYYWYREALALSRRVSTLLSNVRELSRQKTMLSNENSELRGKAWGLEREKTRMFNENRELQSQVSTLGCKARELQGQNTKLSDELAKQREDTRKAGLLFMDAADTYQQAAKKQIKTKVEELQDTRKASLLLMNAADAYQDVAKKQTKAKVEELEDMKAAVLVLMSAADSYQQEAKRQIKEKAEELKILRVQKAEMDARAASLESELNAALYKNQELEVGYDSVKGENNELRSEIERLMMELGALMDAGEAATKAFDGERTEIMKEFEDLRMMKVEETQANKDLTKVKNDKLPSEVLIADQND